One part of the Arthrobacter sp. B1I2 genome encodes these proteins:
- a CDS encoding CaiB/BaiF CoA transferase family protein, whose product MRSGADSGAPLEGIVVADFSRVLAGPLATMTLADLGARVIKVERPGTGDDTREWAPPSSKTGATYFESVNRNKESVTLDLTDPEDLELARELARRADVLVENFKPGGLAKLGLGYESLAEENPGLVYASISGFGSEGGRDLPGYDFIVQAVGGLMSITGDPQGDAYKVGVALVDVLTAKDATIGILAALSERNSTGRGRRIEVNLLSSLQGALANQGQAYLGAGVTPTRLGNDHPSIVPYQLLATGDDPLAVAVGNDSQFAKLCSAIGNPELAADSRFVTNSARVRHRRELVTLLEAGLADAGAKEWQDRLVSVGVPAGRVAGIGEGIAYAEALGLEPTIHVHDADGNVTGRQIRHPITWTPALPPRTQAPPALGEHTADVRDWLRNHPQSKTFTYTPQSAAHSEVVYAQEGPHHDSRP is encoded by the coding sequence ATGAGGTCGGGAGCGGACTCCGGCGCACCACTGGAGGGGATCGTCGTCGCGGATTTCTCCCGCGTGCTCGCCGGTCCGCTCGCGACCATGACCCTGGCCGATCTCGGCGCCCGGGTCATCAAGGTCGAGCGCCCCGGAACCGGAGATGACACCCGGGAGTGGGCGCCACCTTCCTCAAAGACAGGTGCGACGTACTTCGAAAGCGTCAACCGGAATAAGGAATCCGTCACCCTTGACCTGACCGACCCGGAAGACCTGGAGCTTGCCCGGGAATTGGCCCGCCGCGCCGACGTCCTGGTGGAGAACTTCAAACCTGGAGGGCTCGCCAAGCTGGGCCTCGGATATGAGTCACTGGCCGAGGAGAACCCCGGGCTGGTGTATGCGTCAATTTCGGGTTTCGGCTCGGAAGGCGGTCGTGATCTGCCCGGATACGACTTCATCGTGCAGGCTGTCGGCGGACTGATGAGTATTACCGGTGACCCGCAGGGCGACGCCTATAAAGTGGGCGTCGCTCTGGTCGATGTTCTGACAGCGAAAGACGCCACGATCGGTATCCTCGCGGCCCTTTCCGAGCGTAATTCCACGGGTCGGGGCAGGCGGATCGAGGTCAATCTTCTATCGAGCCTCCAGGGCGCCCTTGCCAACCAGGGTCAGGCGTACCTGGGCGCCGGTGTTACTCCGACCCGGCTGGGCAATGACCACCCTTCCATCGTCCCTTATCAACTTCTTGCCACAGGTGATGACCCACTGGCCGTTGCCGTTGGTAACGACTCGCAGTTCGCCAAGCTCTGCAGCGCCATCGGCAATCCGGAGCTTGCCGCTGATTCCCGGTTTGTCACCAACTCTGCGCGGGTCAGGCATAGGCGGGAGCTTGTCACGCTGCTGGAAGCCGGGCTCGCGGACGCTGGAGCGAAGGAATGGCAGGACCGGTTGGTTTCTGTGGGAGTACCGGCTGGCCGCGTCGCCGGCATAGGTGAAGGCATCGCGTACGCCGAAGCTTTGGGCCTGGAGCCGACCATTCACGTCCATGACGCCGACGGGAACGTTACCGGCCGCCAGATCCGCCATCCGATCACCTGGACGCCGGCACTGCCGCCCCGGACCCAAGCTCCACCCGCCCTCGGTGAGCACACCGCAGACGTGCGGGACTGGCTACGGAACCATCCCCAAAGCAAAACGTTTACCTACACCCCTCAAAGTGCCGCCCATTCAGAAGTCGTTTATGCCCAGGAGGGACCACATCATGACTCTCGCCCCTAG
- a CDS encoding acyl-CoA dehydrogenase family protein: MTLAPSSADVEAATALEPSDLISFDTLLTDEEIALRDRVRNYVREEIKPNIASWYEEARFPLEIVPDLAKLGLLGMHLKGYGCAGGSAVDYGLAAAELEAGDSGIRTFVSVQGSLAMSAISKHGSEEQKEEWLPQMAAGTAIGCFGLTEPTAGSDPSAMATFARRDGEDWILTGSKRWIGLANIAQVAVIWAQTDTGARGFVVPTQTRGFTATPIQPKLSMRASVQCDITLDDVRLPADAVLPNVTGLRGPFTCLNEARYGIAWGTMGAARDAFEDALDYSKNRLQFERPLAGYQLTQQKLVNMALEINKGFLLALHLGRLKDAGKLQNHQISIGKLNNCREAIEICREARTILGGNGITLEHSPLRHANNLESVRTYEGTDEVHTLILGQKLTGIGAFR; this comes from the coding sequence ATGACTCTCGCCCCTAGTTCCGCCGACGTCGAGGCCGCTACCGCACTCGAGCCCTCGGATCTGATCTCCTTCGATACCCTCCTCACGGACGAGGAAATCGCCCTGCGCGACCGCGTGCGGAATTATGTTCGGGAGGAAATCAAACCCAACATCGCCAGCTGGTATGAAGAGGCCCGGTTCCCGCTGGAAATCGTCCCTGATCTGGCCAAACTCGGCCTGCTCGGAATGCATCTGAAAGGTTACGGCTGCGCCGGCGGAAGCGCAGTGGACTACGGGTTGGCCGCTGCCGAACTCGAGGCCGGCGATTCAGGCATACGCACTTTCGTTTCCGTCCAAGGCTCTCTGGCCATGTCGGCAATCTCGAAGCATGGTTCTGAGGAACAGAAAGAGGAATGGCTGCCCCAGATGGCTGCCGGCACCGCCATAGGATGCTTTGGCCTTACCGAACCCACTGCCGGTTCAGACCCCTCTGCCATGGCCACTTTTGCCCGCCGCGACGGCGAGGACTGGATATTGACCGGCTCCAAGCGGTGGATCGGACTCGCCAACATTGCCCAGGTGGCAGTTATCTGGGCCCAGACAGACACCGGCGCGCGCGGATTCGTGGTACCAACCCAGACCCGTGGCTTTACCGCCACCCCAATTCAGCCGAAGCTATCAATGCGCGCTTCTGTCCAATGTGACATCACTCTGGATGACGTGCGCCTGCCTGCCGACGCGGTCCTGCCAAATGTCACTGGCCTCCGCGGCCCTTTTACCTGCCTGAATGAAGCACGTTACGGCATTGCCTGGGGCACCATGGGTGCCGCGCGCGACGCCTTTGAAGATGCCCTGGACTACTCCAAGAATCGGCTTCAGTTCGAACGGCCCCTGGCCGGTTACCAATTGACCCAGCAGAAGCTCGTGAACATGGCCCTGGAGATCAACAAGGGCTTCCTTCTCGCTCTGCACCTGGGACGGCTGAAAGACGCCGGCAAGCTGCAGAATCATCAGATCAGCATTGGCAAGCTCAACAACTGCCGGGAAGCTATCGAAATCTGCCGTGAAGCACGCACAATCCTGGGCGGCAACGGGATAACCCTCGAACACTCGCCCCTTCGCCACGCGAACAACCTTGAATCCGTTCGTACGTACGAAGGCACTGACGAGGTTCACACCCTCATCCTCGGCCAGAAGCTAACAGGTATAGGAGCCTTTCGGTGA
- a CDS encoding aldehyde dehydrogenase family protein: protein MSAAVDAPDASGTDPGAAVTVQLRLLIDGNWVPGKGGHLTSVNPSRPEEVVAEGGVAVLEDLDKAIMAAYGSQRAWSRTPIHERGAVLSRAAAALESQADLLGLELSREEGKTLTEGRAEVLRAVQILRYFAAEGDRAAGEHFASPRPGERILVTRKPLGVVGIVTPFNFPIAIPAWKIAPALVHGNAVVWKPASTVPLLAIRFADALINAGLPAGVLNLIVGPGTLGTALVQSPGVDAMSFTGSSGVGRALAAQAAVRGIPMQGEMGGKNAALVLDDADLDLASEQVLFGAFRSTGQKCTATSRLILADSIADEFLERLTLRLGTWQTGDPVDPEVQMGPVINEAARRSITSGVDTAVEAGAVAVAGTSAKNPFAGTPGAFIAPTVLELPAGQAGSANLAWREELFGPVLAVRRAATTEEAFGLAEESEFGLSAAVFTRDLATALEAVEALDVGILHLNSESAGSDPHVPFGGSKKSSLGPKEQGGAAKDFYTHTTTVYLRG, encoded by the coding sequence GTGAGTGCCGCCGTTGATGCACCCGACGCGTCAGGCACCGACCCCGGTGCCGCGGTGACGGTGCAGCTCAGGCTCCTCATCGACGGAAACTGGGTACCAGGCAAAGGCGGACACCTTACCTCTGTCAATCCCAGCCGCCCGGAGGAGGTAGTTGCCGAAGGCGGTGTTGCCGTCCTTGAGGATCTCGACAAAGCCATCATGGCGGCGTACGGCTCACAGCGGGCCTGGAGCCGCACCCCGATCCACGAACGGGGCGCGGTCCTGTCTCGCGCGGCCGCAGCCCTGGAGTCCCAAGCCGACCTACTTGGCCTCGAACTTTCCCGCGAAGAAGGCAAGACCCTAACCGAGGGACGGGCAGAGGTGCTCCGTGCGGTTCAGATCTTGCGCTACTTCGCCGCCGAGGGTGACCGCGCCGCCGGGGAACACTTTGCTTCGCCCCGGCCCGGGGAACGTATCCTTGTAACGCGTAAGCCGCTGGGCGTCGTCGGAATCGTCACCCCGTTCAACTTTCCGATCGCCATCCCGGCATGGAAGATCGCTCCCGCCCTGGTGCACGGGAACGCGGTGGTGTGGAAACCCGCTTCCACCGTCCCGCTTCTCGCCATACGCTTTGCCGACGCTCTCATCAACGCCGGGCTGCCCGCCGGGGTACTCAACCTGATCGTTGGCCCCGGCACTCTCGGGACAGCCCTTGTTCAGAGCCCAGGCGTGGACGCCATGTCCTTTACCGGCTCGTCAGGGGTAGGACGCGCACTGGCAGCCCAGGCTGCCGTCCGGGGGATTCCCATGCAAGGAGAAATGGGGGGCAAGAACGCGGCGCTGGTTCTGGACGATGCTGATCTGGATCTAGCCTCGGAGCAGGTGCTTTTCGGGGCGTTCCGCTCCACCGGACAGAAATGTACCGCAACCTCACGACTCATTCTCGCGGACTCCATCGCCGACGAATTCCTGGAGCGCCTCACGCTCCGCCTCGGCACTTGGCAGACCGGGGACCCCGTTGACCCGGAAGTACAGATGGGGCCGGTGATCAACGAAGCGGCACGCAGGTCGATCACGAGCGGAGTCGACACAGCCGTAGAGGCCGGTGCCGTCGCCGTCGCCGGCACGTCTGCGAAGAATCCTTTTGCCGGCACTCCCGGCGCCTTCATCGCACCCACTGTACTCGAGCTCCCTGCAGGCCAAGCCGGATCTGCCAACCTCGCCTGGCGAGAAGAGCTTTTCGGCCCTGTCCTGGCGGTCCGCCGGGCCGCGACCACGGAGGAGGCATTCGGTCTGGCAGAAGAGTCCGAGTTCGGCTTGTCCGCGGCAGTGTTTACCCGTGATCTGGCGACAGCGCTGGAAGCAGTCGAAGCTCTCGATGTGGGCATCCTGCACCTCAATTCGGAATCTGCCGGTTCAGATCCCCATGTACCGTTCGGCGGATCAAAGAAAAGCAGCCTCGGGCCAAAGGAACAAGGTGGCGCGGCAAAAGACTTCTACACACACACGACAACGGTCTACCTCCGAGGGTAG
- a CDS encoding 3-hydroxyacyl-CoA dehydrogenase produces MSHTLSRTADAVPVSADNLGRPKTIGTFGVVGAGLMATQLVLLVADKLRVPVLISDLSAERVSGALHRIRGHLERQEYRGRLQPGEAAEIAGLIRGTTDPSGFRGCDVAIEAVFEDQKTKRTVFRQLEDSIAPDALLLTNTSSLSVTGMARGLRHPERVLGFHFFNPVAVLPLVELVRTAFSSDAALLTAGDLAVRLGKTAVPVADTPGFVVNRLLTRLFSEILAEIDKGGDPATVDRSLETWGLPMTPLHLIGYIGPAVQRHICDTLHRAYPDRFGRSASLTAVVEAGLPGFFDENGKVPPAALILPPEPHEVDPDRVRRRVRDALAQEAQLMLDEGVIGTSEDIDRCMTLGANFPSGGLTRLLTT; encoded by the coding sequence ATGTCTCATACACTTTCACGAACGGCCGACGCCGTGCCCGTCTCAGCCGACAATCTTGGGCGGCCGAAAACGATTGGAACCTTCGGCGTCGTTGGCGCAGGTCTCATGGCAACTCAGCTCGTTCTGTTGGTCGCGGACAAGCTCCGCGTTCCGGTCCTCATCAGCGATCTTTCCGCGGAGCGGGTATCCGGCGCCCTTCACCGGATCCGCGGGCACCTCGAAAGGCAGGAGTATCGAGGCAGGCTCCAACCGGGGGAGGCAGCAGAAATCGCCGGGCTGATCCGCGGCACAACGGATCCCTCGGGGTTCAGGGGGTGTGACGTCGCAATCGAGGCGGTTTTTGAGGACCAAAAGACGAAACGGACAGTATTCCGGCAGTTGGAGGACTCCATCGCGCCCGACGCGCTCCTGCTCACCAACACGTCCTCGCTATCGGTCACCGGGATGGCACGTGGCCTCAGGCACCCCGAAAGGGTGCTCGGGTTCCATTTCTTCAATCCAGTCGCCGTCCTCCCGCTCGTCGAACTGGTCCGAACTGCGTTCTCATCCGATGCAGCTCTGTTGACCGCGGGGGATCTCGCCGTACGCCTGGGTAAAACAGCCGTACCGGTCGCTGACACGCCTGGTTTTGTCGTCAACCGGCTCCTCACGCGCCTGTTCAGCGAAATTCTCGCCGAAATCGATAAAGGCGGGGACCCCGCCACCGTCGACCGCTCCCTCGAAACATGGGGTTTGCCCATGACGCCCCTGCACCTGATTGGCTACATCGGTCCCGCAGTACAACGGCATATCTGCGACACGTTGCACCGCGCCTACCCCGATCGTTTCGGCCGGTCCGCTTCTCTCACTGCGGTAGTCGAGGCCGGGCTGCCGGGCTTCTTCGATGAAAACGGCAAGGTACCGCCGGCAGCCCTGATACTGCCCCCGGAGCCGCACGAAGTGGACCCGGACCGGGTGCGGCGTCGAGTCCGCGATGCCTTGGCCCAAGAAGCCCAATTGATGCTGGACGAGGGAGTCATCGGCACGTCGGAGGACATCGACCGCTGCATGACCCTCGGTGCCAATTTCCCGTCCGGCGGCCTTACCCGCCTACTCACAACATGA
- a CDS encoding acetyl-CoA C-acyltransferase, which produces MKTETAFRLTDPRDVVIVGAARTAQGRLLGQLAPLSAVELGGAAIAGALAQADVPADIVDAVIMGQVLQSGAGQNPARQSAVAAGIPLSAPAVTVNKVCLSGLSAIIEAARMLRLGDATVVVAGGQESMSQAPRLVAGTRAGNAYGTLTLVDAAANDGLTDPFDHEAMGLATDRANSALGISRVTQDAAAVTSHLRAAAAQESGVWAQEIIPVKVPTRKGVLEVTLDEGIRPDASQESLARLRPAFSPDGTVTAGNASPLTDGAAAVVLTTRETAQRHGWDVIAALRAYGQIAGPDTSLPDKPAKAIRTALEREGWTAEELDVVEINEAFASVASHSAELLGLPDDRINIHGGAIAIGHPIGASGARLVVTAVHELIRRETGRAAVALCGGGGQGDALLLER; this is translated from the coding sequence TTGAAAACAGAGACCGCCTTCCGATTGACCGACCCAAGGGACGTCGTTATTGTGGGCGCAGCCCGCACCGCTCAGGGACGCCTGCTGGGCCAACTGGCACCACTTTCCGCAGTTGAACTGGGCGGAGCAGCCATCGCTGGTGCCCTTGCACAGGCCGACGTCCCGGCAGACATTGTCGATGCCGTCATCATGGGACAAGTTCTCCAGTCAGGGGCCGGTCAAAATCCCGCCCGGCAGAGTGCAGTCGCTGCGGGAATACCCCTGAGTGCACCGGCGGTCACAGTGAACAAAGTGTGCCTCTCGGGACTGTCGGCCATCATCGAGGCCGCCCGAATGCTGCGCCTCGGCGACGCAACCGTCGTCGTCGCCGGCGGCCAGGAGTCCATGAGCCAAGCCCCCCGCCTCGTTGCAGGAACCCGGGCGGGGAATGCCTACGGGACGCTCACGCTGGTTGATGCAGCTGCCAACGACGGCTTAACGGACCCGTTCGACCACGAGGCCATGGGCCTGGCTACTGATCGTGCGAACTCCGCACTGGGTATTTCACGTGTAACACAGGACGCCGCCGCCGTTACCTCTCATTTACGGGCGGCGGCGGCGCAGGAATCAGGAGTGTGGGCCCAGGAAATCATCCCGGTGAAGGTTCCCACCCGAAAGGGCGTCCTCGAAGTAACCCTGGACGAAGGCATCCGTCCCGACGCTTCACAGGAGTCCCTGGCCCGGCTCCGCCCCGCCTTCTCCCCGGATGGGACGGTGACGGCGGGCAACGCTTCCCCCTTGACCGATGGCGCCGCGGCAGTCGTGCTGACCACCCGGGAAACTGCTCAGAGGCATGGGTGGGACGTCATCGCAGCGCTGCGGGCCTACGGCCAAATCGCCGGTCCTGACACGTCCCTGCCCGATAAACCCGCGAAAGCCATCCGAACGGCTCTGGAGCGCGAGGGCTGGACAGCCGAAGAACTTGACGTGGTTGAGATCAACGAGGCCTTCGCTTCAGTTGCGTCCCATTCCGCTGAACTACTTGGTCTGCCCGATGACCGGATCAACATACACGGTGGCGCCATAGCCATTGGGCACCCAATCGGTGCTTCAGGTGCCAGGTTGGTTGTCACGGCAGTGCACGAACTCATCCGGCGGGAGACCGGCCGGGCCGCGGTTGCACTATGTGGAGGCGGGGGCCAGGGCGACGCCCTGCTCCTGGAACGCTGA
- a CDS encoding amidohydrolase has translation MAHDIHSNPEVAFEEVRSSEAAAALLAEGGFEVERGTGGLPTAFTATAGSGELKVALCVEYDALPNIGHACGHNLIAGASVAAALALRPHVNELGITLKAIGTPAEESGGGKALLLERGVFDGICLALMVHPVQDGVTYNPAGTSAQAMGRYRATFIGKAAHAAAAPHLGVNAADAAVLSQVAVGLLRQQIPGDHRIALYVAVAGHATNIIPERAVVEFECRAFTLGEYEALLERVLACFEGAALATGTTLAVEPTEPAYEPLVQDNALAAHWTEAMRTFGKDTTSSAGMSGGSTDMGNVSQVIPVLHPWLSIPGANVPIHSHGFAAFADSPEAYRVMFEAATALAWTIAGAATTPAERERFIKSAYNPRASAAKNTSGVLGNIQERTSAMQHH, from the coding sequence ATGGCCCACGACATCCATTCCAACCCCGAAGTGGCGTTCGAGGAGGTTCGTTCCTCGGAGGCCGCTGCGGCGCTCCTGGCTGAAGGCGGTTTCGAGGTTGAGCGAGGCACTGGTGGCCTTCCTACAGCTTTCACAGCCACCGCCGGGAGCGGCGAGCTGAAGGTGGCACTGTGCGTGGAATACGACGCGCTTCCAAACATCGGACATGCATGTGGGCACAACCTGATTGCTGGTGCCTCGGTCGCCGCCGCCCTTGCCTTGCGACCGCATGTAAATGAGCTGGGCATCACGCTAAAAGCCATTGGAACTCCTGCTGAGGAAAGCGGCGGGGGCAAGGCGCTTCTGCTGGAACGGGGAGTGTTTGACGGTATCTGCCTTGCCCTGATGGTTCACCCTGTCCAGGACGGAGTGACCTATAACCCGGCCGGTACCAGCGCCCAGGCGATGGGCAGGTACAGGGCGACGTTCATTGGGAAGGCTGCCCATGCGGCAGCAGCCCCCCATCTGGGCGTGAATGCGGCAGATGCGGCTGTGCTGAGCCAAGTCGCCGTGGGGTTACTGCGCCAGCAAATACCGGGTGACCACCGCATAGCTCTGTACGTAGCCGTGGCCGGACACGCCACGAACATCATCCCGGAACGGGCGGTAGTTGAGTTTGAGTGCCGGGCGTTCACCCTCGGGGAATATGAAGCCCTGCTTGAGCGCGTCCTCGCCTGTTTCGAGGGCGCTGCCCTGGCAACTGGAACAACGCTGGCTGTTGAGCCGACCGAACCGGCATACGAGCCGTTAGTCCAAGACAACGCCCTGGCAGCGCATTGGACGGAGGCCATGCGCACGTTCGGTAAAGACACAACCAGCTCGGCCGGCATGAGCGGGGGCTCAACTGATATGGGCAATGTCTCCCAAGTAATCCCCGTCTTGCATCCCTGGCTGAGCATTCCCGGTGCGAACGTACCCATCCACTCACACGGGTTTGCAGCATTTGCCGATTCACCTGAGGCATACAGGGTGATGTTTGAGGCAGCTACTGCGCTGGCGTGGACCATCGCTGGAGCGGCGACAACTCCAGCTGAAAGAGAACGCTTCATCAAATCGGCATACAACCCCCGGGCTTCCGCGGCCAAAAATACGTCCGGTGTCCTTGGGAACATCCAAGAGCGCACTAGCGCCATGCAGCACCATTAA